A DNA window from Streptomyces parvus contains the following coding sequences:
- the mfd gene encoding transcription-repair coupling factor, with amino-acid sequence MSLHGLLDVVVTDPALAEAVKAAGDGHRAHVDLVGPPGARPFAVAALARQTGRTVLAVTATGREAEDLAAALRTLLPPDTVAEYPSWETLPHERLSPRSDTVGRRLAVLRRLAHPREDDPETGPVSVVVAPIRSVLQPQVKGLGDLEPVSLAGGQSADLGEVVDALAAAAYSRVELVEKRGEFAVRGGILDVFPPTEEHPLRVEFWGDEVEEIRYFKIADQRSLEVAAHGLWAPPCRELLLTDQVRERAAVLAEAHPELGELLGKIAEGIAVEGMESLAPVLVDDMELLLDVLPKDAMAIVCDPERVRTRAADLVATSQEFLQASWAASAGGGEAPIDVGAASLWGIADVRDRARELGMMWWTVSPFAADAADHDDDTLQLSMHAPEAYRGDTARALADTKGWLADGWRTVYVTEGQGLASRTVEVLSGEGIAARLDADLTEIAPSLVHVSCGAVEQGFVDPALKLAVLTETDLTGQRTATKDLGRMPARRRKTIDPLTLEVGDYIVHEQHGVGRYVEMVQRTVQGATREYLLVEYAPAKRGQPGDRLYIPTDQLEQVTKYVGGEAPTLHRLGGADWTKTKQRAKKAVKEIAADLIRLYSARMAAPGHAFGADTPWQRELEDAFPYAETPDQLSTIAEVKEDMEKTVPMDRLICGDVGYGKTEIAVRAAFKAVQDGKQVAVLVPTTLLVQQHYGTFTERYAQFPVNVRALSRFQSDSESKATLEGLKDGSVDLVIGTHRLFSAETKFKDLGLVIVDEEQRFGVEHKEQLKKLRANVDVLTMSATPIPRTLEMAVTGIREMSTITTPPEERHPVLTFVGPYEEKQIGAAIRRELLREGQVFYIHNRVESIDRAAARLREIVPEARIATAHGQMSEQALEQVVVDFWEKKFDVLVSTTIVESGIDISNANTLIVERGDNFGLSQLHQLRGRVGRGRDRGYAYFLYPPEKPLTETAHERLATIAQHTEMGAGMYVAMKDLEIRGAGNLLGGEQSGHIAGVGFDLYVRMVGEAVADYRAQMEGGVEEEPPLEVKIELPVDAHVPHDYAPGERLRLQAYRAIAQANSEDDIRAVREELTDRYGPLPEPVENLLLVAGLRMLARACGVGEIVLQGPNIRFAPVELRESQELRLKRLHPKTVIKPAAHQILVPRPTTGRIGGKPVIGRELLAWTGEFLTTILGS; translated from the coding sequence ATGAGCCTGCACGGTCTGCTGGATGTCGTCGTTACGGACCCGGCCCTCGCCGAGGCGGTGAAGGCCGCCGGAGACGGGCACCGGGCCCATGTCGACCTGGTGGGCCCGCCCGGCGCGCGCCCGTTCGCCGTGGCCGCGCTGGCCCGGCAGACCGGCCGGACCGTGCTGGCCGTCACCGCCACGGGCCGCGAGGCCGAGGACCTGGCCGCGGCCCTGCGCACGCTGCTGCCGCCGGACACGGTCGCGGAGTACCCGTCGTGGGAGACCCTGCCGCACGAGCGGCTCTCGCCCCGCTCGGACACCGTGGGCCGCCGCCTCGCCGTGCTGCGCCGCCTGGCGCACCCCCGCGAGGACGACCCGGAGACCGGCCCGGTATCCGTCGTCGTCGCCCCGATCCGCTCCGTGCTCCAGCCGCAGGTCAAGGGGCTGGGCGATCTGGAGCCGGTGAGTTTGGCGGGCGGGCAGAGCGCGGACCTGGGGGAGGTGGTGGACGCGCTGGCGGCCGCCGCGTACTCCCGGGTGGAGCTGGTCGAGAAGCGCGGCGAGTTCGCCGTACGCGGCGGGATCCTGGACGTCTTCCCGCCGACCGAGGAGCACCCCCTCCGGGTGGAGTTCTGGGGTGACGAGGTCGAGGAGATCCGCTACTTCAAGATCGCCGACCAGCGGTCGCTGGAGGTCGCCGCGCACGGGCTGTGGGCCCCGCCCTGCCGCGAGCTGCTGCTGACCGACCAGGTCCGCGAGCGGGCCGCCGTGCTCGCCGAGGCCCATCCGGAGCTGGGCGAGCTGCTCGGCAAGATCGCGGAGGGCATCGCGGTCGAGGGCATGGAGTCCCTGGCCCCGGTCCTCGTCGACGACATGGAGCTGCTGCTCGACGTCCTGCCGAAGGACGCGATGGCGATCGTCTGCGATCCGGAGCGGGTGCGGACGCGGGCGGCCGATCTGGTCGCCACCAGCCAGGAGTTCCTCCAGGCGTCGTGGGCGGCGAGCGCGGGCGGCGGCGAGGCCCCGATCGACGTGGGCGCGGCCTCGCTGTGGGGCATCGCGGACGTCCGGGACCGGGCCCGCGAGCTGGGCATGATGTGGTGGACGGTCTCCCCGTTCGCGGCCGACGCCGCCGACCACGACGACGACACCCTCCAGCTCTCCATGCACGCCCCCGAGGCGTACCGGGGCGACACCGCCCGGGCGCTCGCCGACACCAAGGGCTGGCTGGCCGACGGCTGGCGCACGGTGTACGTCACGGAGGGCCAGGGGCTCGCCTCCCGTACGGTCGAGGTGCTGAGCGGCGAGGGCATCGCGGCCCGCCTCGACGCGGACCTCACCGAGATCGCTCCCTCCCTCGTCCACGTCTCCTGCGGGGCGGTCGAGCAGGGCTTCGTCGACCCGGCGCTGAAGCTGGCGGTGCTCACCGAGACCGACCTGACCGGCCAGCGCACGGCCACCAAGGACCTGGGCCGGATGCCGGCCCGCCGCCGGAAGACGATCGACCCGCTGACGCTGGAGGTCGGCGACTACATCGTCCACGAGCAACACGGCGTCGGCCGGTACGTGGAGATGGTGCAGCGCACGGTCCAGGGCGCGACCCGCGAGTATCTGCTCGTCGAGTACGCCCCCGCCAAGCGGGGCCAGCCCGGCGACCGCCTGTACATCCCGACCGACCAGCTGGAGCAGGTCACCAAGTACGTCGGCGGCGAGGCCCCGACGCTGCACCGGCTCGGCGGCGCTGACTGGACGAAGACGAAGCAGCGGGCGAAGAAGGCGGTCAAGGAGATCGCCGCCGACCTGATCAGGCTGTACAGCGCGCGCATGGCGGCCCCCGGCCACGCCTTCGGGGCGGACACCCCCTGGCAGCGGGAGCTGGAGGACGCCTTCCCGTACGCGGAGACGCCCGACCAGCTGTCCACGATCGCCGAGGTCAAGGAGGACATGGAGAAGACGGTCCCGATGGACCGGCTGATCTGCGGCGACGTCGGCTACGGCAAGACGGAGATCGCGGTCCGGGCGGCGTTCAAGGCGGTGCAGGACGGCAAGCAGGTGGCGGTCCTGGTCCCCACGACGCTCCTCGTACAGCAGCACTACGGCACGTTCACCGAGCGGTACGCCCAATTCCCCGTCAACGTAAGGGCGTTGAGCCGCTTCCAGTCGGATTCAGAGTCGAAGGCAACCCTCGAAGGCCTCAAGGACGGCTCGGTCGACCTGGTCATCGGCACGCACCGCCTGTTCTCCGCCGAGACGAAGTTCAAGGACCTCGGCCTGGTCATCGTGGACGAGGAGCAGCGGTTCGGTGTCGAGCACAAGGAGCAGCTGAAGAAGCTCCGCGCCAACGTCGACGTGCTCACGATGTCCGCGACCCCCATCCCCCGTACGCTGGAAATGGCGGTCACCGGCATCCGCGAGATGTCCACGATCACCACTCCGCCGGAGGAGCGCCACCCGGTCCTCACCTTCGTCGGCCCGTACGAGGAGAAGCAGATCGGCGCGGCGATCCGGCGTGAACTGCTGCGCGAGGGCCAGGTCTTCTACATCCACAACCGGGTCGAGTCGATCGACCGGGCGGCCGCCCGTCTCCGCGAGATCGTCCCCGAGGCGCGCATCGCCACGGCACACGGCCAGATGTCCGAACAGGCCCTGGAACAGGTGGTGGTGGACTTCTGGGAGAAGAAGTTCGACGTCCTGGTCTCCACGACGATCGTCGAGTCCGGCATCGACATCTCCAACGCCAACACCCTGATCGTGGAGCGCGGCGACAACTTCGGCCTCTCCCAGCTCCACCAGCTGCGCGGCCGGGTGGGCCGAGGCCGCGACCGGGGCTACGCCTACTTCCTGTACCCCCCCGAGAAGCCCTTGACCGAGACGGCCCACGAGCGCCTGGCGACGATCGCCCAGCACACGGAGATGGGCGCGGGCATGTACGTGGCGATGAAGGACCTGGAGATCCGCGGTGCGGGCAACCTCCTCGGCGGCGAGCAGTCCGGCCACATCGCGGGCGTCGGCTTCGACCTGTACGTCCGCATGGTCGGCGAGGCCGTCGCCGACTACCGGGCCCAGATGGAGGGCGGCGTCGAGGAGGAGCCCCCGCTGGAGGTCAAGATCGAGCTCCCGGTCGACGCGCACGTCCCGCACGACTACGCCCCCGGCGAGCGCCTGCGCCTCCAGGCGTACCGCGCGATCGCCCAGGCCAACTCGGAGGACGACATCCGAGCGGTCCGCGAAGAACTCACCGACCGCTACGGCCCGTTGCCCGAACCGGTCGAGAACCTCCTGCTGGTGGCGGGCCTGCGCATGCTGGCCCGCGCCTGCGGAGTCGGTGAGATCGTCCTCCAGGGCCCCAACATCCGCTTCGCCCCGGTGGAGCTGCGCGAGTCCCAGGAACTGCGCCTGAAGCGCCTGCACCCCAAGACGGTCATCAAGCCGGCCGCCCACCAGATCCTGGTCCCGCGCCCGACGACGGGCAGGATCGGCGGCAAGCCGGTCATCGGCCGCGAACTGCTGGCGTGGACGGGCGAGTTCCTGACGACGATCCTGGGGTCGTAG
- a CDS encoding helix-turn-helix transcriptional regulator yields the protein MGENEMSVFGVPEAEEEIYRHFLRNPGTRADDLHLLLHSRPGETRGRIARLQELGLLHTEDAERRIFPADPEVALARLVDVRLAALHQEMQRVTRSRHVIDGLRAEQGAHSPHPQGIEQLEGLAQIRNRIDDLAFFARDEILSVEPYSRLSAENIARSRPLDLRCLRRGVRIRNVVSSTALQDPPTAAYLRELAEHGAAIRVTPDTTERLLVYDRRAALVPLDPRDTARGALLAHRSGLVSNIISLFERIWDQADDLSRAVGGTESGEGTAARRPSGIERRVLVSMCTVGKDEAGARELGVSVRTYRRHVADLMQTLGAASRAQAALLARERGWI from the coding sequence GTGGGCGAGAACGAGATGTCTGTCTTCGGGGTCCCGGAGGCCGAGGAAGAGATCTACCGGCACTTCCTGCGCAACCCCGGGACCCGCGCCGACGACCTCCATCTCTTACTCCACTCCCGGCCCGGTGAGACCCGGGGCCGGATCGCCCGGCTCCAGGAGCTGGGGCTGCTGCACACCGAGGACGCGGAGCGGCGGATCTTCCCGGCGGACCCCGAGGTGGCGCTAGCCCGGCTGGTGGACGTACGGCTGGCCGCGCTCCATCAGGAGATGCAGCGCGTCACCCGGTCGCGGCACGTCATTGATGGTCTACGCGCGGAGCAGGGGGCTCATTCGCCCCATCCGCAGGGCATCGAGCAGTTGGAGGGGCTGGCCCAGATCCGCAACCGGATCGACGACCTCGCGTTCTTCGCCCGGGACGAGATCCTGTCCGTGGAGCCCTACTCCCGGCTGTCGGCGGAGAACATCGCCCGGTCCCGCCCGCTGGACCTGCGCTGCCTGCGGCGCGGGGTGCGGATCCGCAACGTCGTCTCCAGCACGGCGCTCCAGGACCCGCCGACCGCCGCCTATCTGCGCGAGCTGGCCGAGCACGGGGCGGCGATCAGGGTGACGCCGGACACCACGGAGCGGCTCCTCGTCTACGACCGCCGCGCTGCGCTCGTCCCGCTGGACCCGCGCGACACCGCGCGGGGCGCGCTCCTGGCCCATCGCAGCGGCCTGGTCTCCAACATCATCTCCCTGTTCGAACGGATCTGGGACCAGGCCGACGACCTGTCCCGGGCCGTCGGCGGCACGGAGAGCGGGGAGGGCACGGCCGCCCGCCGCCCCTCCGGCATCGAGCGCCGCGTGCTCGTGTCGATGTGCACCGTGGGCAAGGACGAGGCGGGCGCGCGGGAGCTGGGGGTGTCGGTGCGGACCTACCGGCGGCATGTCGCCGACCTGATGCAGACGCTCGGCGCGGCGAGCCGGGCGCAGGCCGCGCTGCTGGCCCGCGAACGCGGCTGGATCTGA
- a CDS encoding amidohydrolase produces MRCAVVTAARATENADDDGRGDGHAGGATTAGAGRAVPAAGPLPRPLLRSAVELYLDLHAHPELSGHEHRTAGRLAARLAEHGCTVTRSVGGGQGLVGVLRNGPGPAVLLRTELDALPVTEATGLPYASTVPGVMHACGHDLHIAAVTGAVALLAASRDAWRGTVLVVGQPEEETLSGARSLLEDGRLYERFGVPDAVLAQHAAPLPAGTLAHAPAGGPPLMAGSIAVEAVLHGRGGHAATPHLNLDPVLMAAATVLRLRTVVAEETVPAEQAVLTVGSVRAGERGNITPDHAELSLTIRAFTEAALDRLVAAAERAVRAEAAAFAAPRVPGFTVTARSPALRPDPGLTALVRRAHEALLGPGRVLDLAGSAATEDFPRFAAGGVPAAYWMLGTTGAGPWRAARAGGGPVPPNHAPGFAPDVRAALPVGITALAAAARQVLDPGPAEDRGTAS; encoded by the coding sequence ATGAGGTGCGCGGTGGTCACAGCGGCGAGAGCGACGGAGAACGCGGACGACGACGGGCGCGGGGACGGGCACGCGGGAGGCGCGACGACGGCGGGCGCCGGGCGCGCGGTCCCGGCGGCCGGGCCCCTGCCGCGCCCCCTGCTCCGCTCCGCCGTCGAGCTCTACCTCGACCTGCACGCCCACCCCGAACTCTCCGGCCACGAGCACCGCACCGCCGGCCGCCTCGCCGCCCGGCTCGCGGAACACGGCTGTACGGTCACCCGTTCCGTGGGCGGCGGCCAGGGACTCGTCGGGGTGCTGCGCAACGGCCCCGGCCCCGCCGTGCTGCTGCGCACCGAGCTGGACGCGCTGCCCGTCACCGAGGCCACCGGACTCCCGTACGCCAGCACCGTGCCCGGGGTCATGCACGCCTGCGGCCACGACCTGCACATCGCGGCGGTCACCGGTGCGGTGGCCCTCCTCGCCGCCTCCCGGGACGCCTGGCGGGGCACGGTCCTCGTCGTCGGCCAGCCCGAGGAGGAGACGCTGAGCGGGGCCCGGTCCCTGCTGGAGGACGGCAGGCTGTACGAGCGGTTCGGCGTCCCCGACGCGGTCCTGGCGCAGCACGCCGCCCCGCTCCCCGCCGGGACCCTCGCCCATGCCCCGGCCGGCGGGCCGCCTCTGATGGCGGGGAGCATCGCCGTCGAGGCGGTCCTGCACGGCCGGGGAGGCCACGCGGCCACCCCGCACCTCAACCTCGACCCGGTCCTGATGGCCGCCGCCACCGTGCTGCGCCTGCGCACCGTGGTGGCCGAGGAGACCGTACCCGCCGAGCAGGCCGTGCTCACCGTGGGCTCGGTGCGAGCGGGCGAGCGTGGCAACATCACCCCCGACCACGCCGAACTCTCGCTCACCATACGGGCGTTCACGGAAGCGGCGCTGGACCGGCTGGTGGCCGCCGCCGAACGGGCCGTCCGGGCCGAGGCCGCCGCCTTCGCGGCCCCCCGCGTACCCGGGTTCACCGTCACCGCCCGCTCGCCCGCCCTGCGCCCCGACCCGGGGCTCACGGCCCTGGTACGCCGGGCCCACGAGGCGCTCCTCGGACCCGGCCGAGTGCTGGACCTCGCCGGGTCGGCGGCCACCGAGGACTTCCCGCGCTTCGCGGCGGGCGGTGTCCCGGCCGCGTACTGGATGCTCGGAACCACCGGAGCCGGCCCCTGGCGGGCGGCCCGCGCCGGAGGCGGCCCCGTACCGCCCAACCACGCGCCCGGCTTCGCCCCCGACGTCAGGGCGGCCCTGCCCGTGGGCATCACGGCCCTGGCGGCGGCGGCCCGGCAGGTGCTGGACCCGGGGCCCGCCGAGGACCGGGGGACGGCGTCATGA
- a CDS encoding thiazolylpeptide-type bacteriocin — MTPKTELATLADEIMELESETFEISDYSDASEVVLAGSTSCSSTSTCSSTTSTTSCSA; from the coding sequence ATGACCCCCAAGACCGAACTCGCCACCCTCGCCGACGAGATCATGGAGCTGGAGTCGGAGACCTTCGAGATCTCGGACTACTCCGACGCCTCCGAGGTCGTCCTCGCCGGTTCCACGTCGTGTTCCTCGACGTCGACCTGCTCCAGCACCACCAGCACCACCTCCTGCAGCGCCTGA
- a CDS encoding TOMM precursor leader peptide-binding protein: MTTATAPTPLDAARVRLQSALSARHADVSGEGGPPAPYVVPLGAADVLGFGHPDPYAGTRPAATVQLTSRAVLIGPWGGGPDAAVCGQCLAMRWQRLRSRSEREALELGHEPQGAVDWPVLTDYAVDAVWATYGAVFAGLRGAPGEPGPEGSAATPADRALPQVTRVDLVTLATATFPLLPEPLCPACVHEVPDTAEAARMTLAPTRKPDPGTYRLRTLDSYPLPTAALANPVCGALGSDIWINPTSTTTAPVAGTHFVRGYAGLNDVTWSGQANRYATSRTLAHLEGLERYAGTHRRRGTTPVLDSYRNLTGQALNPADCGFYTPKTYATDPLVSPFDPDRPIPWVWGHSLRDDAPILVPARLAHYSAGVDADNFVFECSNGCATGGSLEEAILFGLLELVERDAFLLAWYGRARLTEIDLTGATAPAVRSMLDRAALHGYDVHAFDTRMDLAVPVVTALAVRRDGGPGTLSFSAAAGFDPADTVEAALSEVLTYIPHLPYQVAERRAELEEMERDFTKVRHLKDHAQLYGLPSMAPHAAEYLEPAAVLPSAEVFADWEPLRPRTGDLLDDLRLLRDGLTAAGYDVIAVDQTTPEQHRMGLHTVSTVVPGLLPLDFGWSRQRALHMPRLRTAPRAAGRRADDLPESEIKAVPHPFP, from the coding sequence ATGACGACGGCCACCGCCCCGACCCCGCTGGACGCGGCGCGCGTCCGGCTCCAGTCCGCGCTGTCGGCACGCCACGCGGACGTGTCCGGCGAGGGCGGCCCGCCCGCGCCGTACGTGGTGCCGCTCGGGGCCGCCGACGTCCTCGGCTTCGGCCACCCGGACCCGTACGCCGGCACCCGGCCCGCCGCCACCGTCCAGCTGACCTCGCGGGCCGTCCTCATCGGCCCCTGGGGCGGCGGACCCGACGCCGCCGTCTGCGGCCAGTGCCTGGCGATGCGCTGGCAGCGGCTGCGCAGCCGGTCGGAGCGGGAGGCCCTGGAACTGGGGCACGAGCCGCAGGGGGCCGTGGACTGGCCGGTGCTCACGGACTACGCGGTGGACGCCGTGTGGGCGACGTACGGCGCGGTCTTCGCGGGCCTTCGCGGCGCCCCGGGAGAGCCCGGTCCCGAGGGCTCCGCCGCGACCCCCGCCGACCGGGCGCTTCCCCAGGTCACCCGGGTCGACCTGGTCACCCTCGCCACGGCCACCTTCCCGCTGCTGCCCGAACCCCTCTGCCCCGCCTGCGTCCACGAGGTCCCGGACACGGCGGAAGCCGCCCGTATGACCCTGGCCCCCACCCGGAAACCGGACCCCGGCACCTACCGGCTGCGCACCCTGGACTCCTACCCGCTGCCGACCGCCGCCCTCGCCAACCCCGTCTGCGGGGCGCTCGGCTCCGACATCTGGATCAACCCCACGTCCACCACGACCGCCCCGGTCGCCGGAACCCACTTCGTCCGCGGCTACGCCGGTCTCAACGACGTCACCTGGAGCGGCCAGGCCAACCGGTACGCCACCAGCCGCACCCTCGCCCACCTGGAGGGCCTGGAGCGGTACGCGGGCACCCACCGCCGTCGCGGCACGACCCCGGTCCTCGACAGCTACCGCAACCTCACCGGCCAGGCCCTGAACCCGGCCGACTGCGGCTTCTACACCCCGAAGACGTACGCCACCGACCCCCTGGTCAGCCCCTTCGACCCGGACCGGCCGATCCCGTGGGTCTGGGGCCACTCCCTGCGCGACGACGCCCCGATCCTCGTCCCGGCCCGGCTCGCCCACTACAGCGCGGGCGTCGACGCGGACAACTTCGTCTTCGAATGCTCCAACGGCTGTGCCACCGGCGGCAGTTTGGAGGAGGCGATCCTCTTCGGCCTCCTCGAACTCGTCGAGCGGGACGCCTTCCTCCTCGCCTGGTACGGACGGGCGCGCCTGACCGAGATCGACCTCACCGGCGCGACCGCCCCCGCCGTCCGCTCGATGCTCGACCGGGCGGCCCTGCACGGATACGACGTGCACGCCTTCGACACCCGGATGGATCTGGCGGTCCCCGTCGTCACCGCCCTCGCGGTACGCCGGGACGGCGGCCCCGGCACGCTGTCCTTCAGCGCGGCGGCCGGCTTCGACCCGGCGGACACGGTGGAGGCGGCCCTGTCCGAAGTGCTCACCTACATCCCGCACCTGCCCTACCAGGTGGCCGAGCGCCGGGCCGAACTGGAGGAGATGGAGCGGGACTTCACCAAGGTCCGGCACCTCAAGGACCACGCCCAGCTCTACGGTCTGCCGTCGATGGCCCCACACGCCGCCGAGTACCTGGAGCCGGCCGCCGTGCTCCCGTCGGCGGAGGTGTTCGCCGACTGGGAGCCGCTGCGCCCCCGCACCGGCGATCTGCTGGACGATCTGCGGCTGCTGCGGGACGGGTTGACGGCGGCGGGATACGACGTCATCGCCGTCGACCAGACGACGCCGGAGCAGCACCGGATGGGCCTGCACACCGTCTCCACCGTCGTTCCCGGACTGCTGCCGCTGGACTTCGGCTGGAGCAGGCAGCGGGCTCTGCACATGCCCCGGCTGCGGACGGCGCCGCGGGCGGCGGGCCGGCGGGCCGACGACCTGCCGGAGTCGGAGATCAAGGCCGTCCCGCACCCGTTCCCGTGA
- a CDS encoding ABC transporter permease → MSAYTALSQAGYRAYARDRTTLFFTFAFPLIFLVVFGLIFHGQTVEESGKPYINYIAPGVLSWGVANAAVFGVGFVLMQWRRDDILRLIRMTPTPVSAVLASRYVLALGIGAVQAALFVAVALLPSFGLRLDGRWPLALPVLVLGITAFLALGVIVGSYTKTPEAVAAVANCLMIPMAFLSGSFFPLDAMPGWMQTLSRILPLRYLNDGVSGALTGGGSLAGIGVACAVLAGFALVLGAVALKTFRWSDKS, encoded by the coding sequence ATGAGCGCCTACACCGCGCTGAGCCAGGCCGGGTACCGGGCCTACGCCCGCGACCGCACCACCCTCTTCTTCACCTTCGCCTTCCCGCTGATCTTCCTGGTCGTCTTCGGGCTGATCTTCCACGGCCAGACGGTCGAGGAGAGCGGCAAGCCCTACATCAACTACATCGCGCCCGGTGTGCTGTCCTGGGGCGTCGCCAACGCCGCCGTCTTCGGCGTCGGGTTCGTCCTCATGCAGTGGCGGCGCGACGACATCCTCCGGCTGATCCGGATGACGCCCACGCCGGTCTCCGCCGTCCTCGCCTCCCGTTACGTCCTGGCCCTGGGCATCGGGGCCGTCCAGGCGGCCCTTTTCGTCGCCGTGGCCCTGCTGCCCTCCTTCGGGCTGCGGCTGGACGGCCGCTGGCCGCTCGCCCTGCCCGTGCTGGTGCTCGGCATCACCGCGTTCCTCGCGCTCGGCGTCATCGTCGGCAGCTATACGAAGACCCCCGAAGCGGTCGCCGCCGTCGCCAACTGCCTGATGATTCCCATGGCGTTCCTGTCCGGCTCGTTCTTCCCGCTGGACGCCATGCCCGGCTGGATGCAGACCCTCTCCAGGATCCTGCCCCTGCGCTACCTCAACGACGGGGTCTCCGGCGCGCTGACCGGTGGCGGCTCCCTGGCCGGCATCGGCGTCGCGTGCGCCGTCCTCGCCGGATTCGCCCTCGTCCTCGGCGCGGTGGCGCTGAAGACCTTCCGCTGGAGCGACAAGTCATGA
- a CDS encoding ABC transporter ATP-binding protein produces the protein MTSTAPRPPQPPSAGPAVALTDVRKTYGATRAVDGVSLSVERGEFFGLLGPNGAGKTTLVEIMEGQRRADSGTVAVLGESPWPRNTALLPRLGVQTQASAFFVRLTAREHLATVAALYRCDASSAERTLASVGLTEQGDTRVDDLSGGQRQRLAIASALVHDPELIFLDEPTAALDPQARRSLWQVLRELKGQGRTIVYTTHHLDEAEALCDRVAIMVAGRVAALDSPGRLIAAATPTTRLLVPAGRLTPEQAGAIADVDRVTEEGGSLVLETLAAGRVLAAVDAITGLQGVQTRTASLEDVYLELTGTGAPQP, from the coding sequence ATGACGTCCACCGCCCCCCGCCCCCCGCAACCTCCGTCCGCCGGGCCCGCCGTCGCCCTGACCGACGTCCGCAAGACGTACGGGGCCACCCGGGCCGTCGACGGGGTCTCGCTGTCCGTCGAACGCGGGGAGTTCTTCGGGCTGCTCGGGCCCAACGGGGCGGGCAAGACGACCCTCGTCGAGATCATGGAGGGCCAGCGGCGGGCCGACTCCGGCACGGTGGCGGTCCTGGGGGAGAGCCCCTGGCCGCGCAACACGGCGCTGCTGCCCCGGCTCGGCGTGCAGACCCAGGCCTCCGCGTTCTTCGTCCGGCTGACCGCCCGCGAACACCTGGCCACCGTGGCCGCGCTCTACCGGTGCGACGCGTCGTCCGCCGAGCGCACGCTCGCCTCCGTCGGCCTCACCGAGCAGGGAGACACCCGGGTCGACGACCTCTCCGGCGGCCAGCGGCAGCGGCTCGCCATCGCCTCCGCCCTGGTCCACGACCCCGAACTGATCTTCCTGGACGAGCCGACCGCCGCCCTCGACCCCCAGGCCCGCCGCTCGCTCTGGCAGGTCCTGCGCGAACTCAAGGGCCAGGGCCGCACCATCGTCTACACCACCCACCACCTGGACGAGGCCGAGGCGCTCTGCGACCGGGTCGCCATCATGGTCGCGGGCAGGGTCGCCGCGCTGGACAGCCCGGGCCGGCTGATCGCCGCCGCCACCCCGACCACCCGGCTGCTGGTCCCGGCCGGCCGCCTCACGCCCGAACAGGCCGGCGCCATCGCGGACGTGGACCGGGTGACCGAGGAGGGCGGCTCGCTCGTGCTGGAGACCCTCGCCGCGGGCCGGGTCCTGGCCGCCGTCGACGCGATCACGGGGCTGCAGGGCGTACAGACCAGGACGGCGAGCCTGGAGGACGTGTACCTGGAGCTCACCGGCACCGGCGCCCCCCAGCCGTGA
- a CDS encoding metalloprotease, protein MSALPGAFAAHRPALRPRVLLSDPLLDGAATVHLIKDAETGNSFKVGAKEHFLIARMDGEHSLAEIGEAYAGEYGRRLGDAHWQRLLALLGAKGLLAGAPRPKPAPQDTAPRAPGSRAPARPASAPERRTLLRGSLPLVADADAATARLHRAFGFLLAPAALVPLLALVLAMEAVVVARSGELLLAVRGLMANPVLLTGTAILLWVSTALHELAHGVVARHYGGRVAEIGLRWRLPAVIMYCTVDDYLYLGTRRHRIATAAAGAVMNLVFLLPFCALWLFAPLDDATREAFAALLLLGSVQAFTMLVPLPPLDGYKIACQLAGATGLAAAAGGYLRLALRRSPEAAAYPRRARIAYPLYAAATVLVLAAAVAAAVAGVHHLLTA, encoded by the coding sequence GTGAGCGCGCTCCCCGGGGCGTTCGCCGCCCACCGCCCCGCGCTGCGGCCCCGCGTGCTGCTCAGCGATCCGCTGCTGGACGGGGCCGCGACCGTCCACCTGATCAAGGACGCCGAGACCGGGAACTCCTTCAAGGTCGGGGCCAAGGAGCACTTCCTCATCGCCCGCATGGACGGGGAGCACAGCCTCGCGGAGATCGGCGAGGCGTACGCGGGGGAGTACGGGCGGCGCCTGGGGGACGCCCACTGGCAGCGGCTCCTGGCCCTGCTGGGCGCGAAGGGGCTGCTGGCCGGCGCCCCCCGGCCGAAGCCCGCCCCCCAGGACACCGCCCCCCGGGCCCCCGGTTCCCGGGCCCCTGCCCGGCCCGCCTCCGCGCCGGAGAGGCGCACCCTCCTGCGCGGCTCCCTCCCCCTGGTGGCCGACGCCGACGCCGCCACCGCCCGCCTCCACCGGGCCTTCGGCTTCCTGCTCGCGCCCGCGGCCCTGGTGCCGCTGCTCGCGCTGGTCCTCGCCATGGAGGCGGTGGTCGTCGCCCGGTCCGGTGAACTGCTGCTGGCGGTGCGGGGGCTGATGGCCAACCCTGTCCTGCTGACCGGCACGGCGATCCTGCTCTGGGTGAGCACCGCCCTCCATGAGCTGGCGCACGGCGTGGTGGCCCGGCACTACGGCGGGCGGGTCGCCGAGATCGGGCTGCGGTGGCGGCTGCCCGCCGTCATCATGTACTGCACGGTCGACGACTACCTCTACCTCGGCACCCGACGGCACCGCATCGCCACGGCCGCCGCCGGCGCGGTGATGAACCTGGTCTTCCTGCTCCCGTTCTGCGCGCTGTGGCTGTTCGCCCCGCTCGACGACGCGACACGCGAGGCGTTCGCCGCCCTCCTGCTCCTCGGCAGCGTCCAGGCGTTCACGATGCTCGTGCCGCTGCCGCCGCTGGACGGCTACAAGATCGCCTGCCAGCTCGCCGGGGCCACCGGCCTCGCCGCCGCCGCGGGCGGCTACCTGCGGCTCGCCCTGCGCCGCTCCCCGGAGGCGGCCGCCTACCCGCGCCGGGCCCGTATCGCCTACCCCCTCTACGCGGCGGCCACGGTCCTCGTCCTGGCCGCCGCCGTCGCGGCGGCCGTCGCGGGCGTCCACCACCTGCTGACCGCCTGA